A genomic window from Onychostoma macrolepis isolate SWU-2019 chromosome 22, ASM1243209v1, whole genome shotgun sequence includes:
- the LOC131530958 gene encoding histone-lysine N-methyltransferase 2D-like, producing the protein MLAAETRLWTLRQAGWRLERYVEEFCELAHQLSWRDAVLGACFLQGLDDDIIRCDLPSSDFPLKELLNLVLLLNDSNFEIHEVVEPRQSSCPAHAEARHIAPAHLKPGTPTYRTNRSDHLPDHKYPQVLLNTSIVPSSGRPPRSTANPPTERAANPPPRSVAGLLVPSSSPSPPLVPSSSPSPPLVQSSSPSPPLVPPSSAPPERIKESALPERPPVPAPRRRLPSSALPERPLEIALPERPPVPAPRRRLPVSVLQERPLEFALQEHTQCLRHEGASLSPRYKSATQNPRCKSAPQCLRHEGASLSPCCQSAPKSPHCPSGPKNPNED; encoded by the coding sequence ATGCTGGCGGCGGAAACCAGGCTGTGGACTTTACGGCAGGCCGGTTGGAGATTGGAGCGGTATGTGGAGGAATTCTGTGAGCTAGCCCATCAGCTGAGCTGGCGCGACGCCGTTCTTGGTGCGTGCTTTCTGCAGGGGCTGGACGACGATATTATCCGATGCGATCTTCCTTCCTCGGATTTTCCCCTGAAAGAACTCCTTAATCTGGTACTGTTGTTAAATGATTCCAACTTCGAAATTCACGAAGTAGTAGAACCCCGTCAGTCTAGTTGTCCAGCCCATGCAGAAGCACGCCACATCGCGCCAGCTCACCTAAAGCCCGGAACCCCCACATACCGCACCAATCGCTCGGACCACCTGCCCGACCACAAATACCCCCAAGTCCTCCTCAACACCTCCATCGTCCCCAGTTCTGGAAGGCCGCCGAGAAGCACGGCCAACCCGCCGACTGAGAGAGCGGCCAACCCGCCGCCGAGAAGTGTGGCAGGcctgctggtcccgtccagctcaccttcgcctccgctggtcccgtccagctcaccTTCGCCTCCGCTGGTCCAGTCCAGCTCCCCTTCGCCTCCACTGGTTCCGCCCAGTTCCGCGCCGCCCGAGCGCATTAAAGaatccgcgcttccagagcgcccccctgtccctgcgccaagaaggcgcctccctagctcCGCGCTTCCCGAGCGCCCCCTAGAGATAGCGCTTCCAGAGCGTCCTCCAGtacctgcgccaagaaggcgcctccctgtctccgtgCTGCAAGAGCGCCCCCTAGAATTCGCGCTGCAAGAGCACAcacagtgcctgcgccacgaaggcgcctccctgtctccgcgctacAAGAGCGCCACCCAGAacccgcgctgcaagagcgcaccccagtgcctgcgccacgaaggcgcctccctgtctccgtgctgccagagcgcccccaagagtccgcacTGTCCGAGCGGCCCCAAGAATCCAAACGAAGATTGA